A genomic region of Zea mays cultivar B73 chromosome 6, Zm-B73-REFERENCE-NAM-5.0, whole genome shotgun sequence contains the following coding sequences:
- the LOC103631303 gene encoding uncharacterized protein, which produces MSNKKRQGDANRKQLSHQAEEPLSPQCSSIGFGQKEVDECTQNSIDHRIRRKTKNQQGVLKENRIMAQKIAQDKAMGHNNSKFTQPRPIKDGTTVILKTASRPNKAIVAYATILSSSPKESVGGVEIGKQFYKVRINHPVLQDEPLVRPMPGYDKIGDAHAKGVAIAWPWLCVCYNKFYKYVQMING; this is translated from the exons ATGTCCAACAAAAAG CGTCAAGGTGATGCAAATCGCAAGCAATTATCACATCAAGCAGAAGAGCCACTCTCGCCACAATGCTCTAGTATTGGTTTTGGACAAAAAGAG GTTGATGAATGCACACAAAATTCAATTGATCATAGAATAAGAAGAAAAACAAAG AACCAACAAGGAGTACTCAAAGAGAACCGGATCATGGCACAGAAAATTGCTCAGGATAAAGCTATGGGCCATAATAATTCAAAATTTACACAACCTCGTCCAATTAAG GATGGAACCACAGTGATACTTAAGACAGCAAGCCGTCCAAATAAGGCAATTGTGGCCTATGCAACCATTCTGAGCTCTAGTCCAAAAGAAAGTGTTGGTGGAGTTGAGATAGGAAAACAATTCTACAAAGTCCGAATCAACCATCCTGTTTTACAAGATGAGCCTTTGGTTAGGCCCATGCCTGGCTACGACAAAATTGGTGATGCCCATGCAAAAGGAGTAGCAATTGCTTGGCCTTGGCTTTGTGTATGCTACAACAAGTTTTATAAATAT GTTCAAATGATCAATGGATGA